CCTAAACGCTCAGCATCTGCCACACTCATCATAGCGCGCGGACCAGCAAGGTTGTTCAACCCTTTGGTTTTACGTGTCATGGTACCTGTGTGGTACTGCTCTAATAAACGTCCCGTTGTGAGCACTAATGGATACTCTTCATCAGGCAGTTCAGCCGCATATCTAAATGGAACCGCTGCCATTTGACCTTTACCACGTAAGAACTGTTGATTATGCATAATGCGAGTGCCTTGTGGGTTCGCATCATTACATGGCCATTGAAGTCCATTTTTACCAATGGCATCCCAATGCATACCTTGGTATTGAGGCGTCACTTGAGTGATCTCTTCAGTAATGTCTTCAACAGATTGGTAATTCCACTCTCCACCCATTGCATTGGCAATTTCTTGAATGATCCACCAATCTTCTTTCGCTTCGCCCGGAGGATTTACTGCAGGTGAGATACGCTGAACACGGCGCTCAGTATTGGTAAAATGACCCGCTTTTTCTGCAAACGAACACGATGGTAAAATCACATCAGCATACGCTGCAGTTTCTGTCATAAAGATATCTTGTACAACTAGGAAATCTAATTTCTCTAAACCGTGAATAACGTGTGCTTGGTCAGGGTCACTCAACACTGGGTTCTCACCCATAACAAATAAACCTTTTACTTGTTCATGGCAGGCGGCATCAATGATTTCTGTTAATGTTAAGCCTTTCTTACTTGGCAATGTTGGTTTATTCCACGCTTTTACAAATTTCTCGTAAACTGCAGGATTCTCCACTTTTTGGTAACCAGGGAAATCCGTTGGCAAGGCTCCCATATCACACGCACCTTGTACGTTTGATTGACCACGAAGTGGATTAATACCACCACCTTCAATACCAATGTTGCCACACAGCATTTGTAAGTTAGCAATAGATCGAACGTTATCATGACCCGTCGTATGCTGCGTAATACCCATTGAGTAATAAATAGCAGTACGCTTGGCTGTACCAATGTAACGTGCCATTTCAATCACATCTTGTGCTTTTACGCCTGTGATTAACTCAATTTTCTCAGGTGAGTACGCCTCTGACATCACTTCTGCTTTTAGTTCATCAAAACCTTCAACACGTTCAGCGATGTATGCCTGATCGTGCCAGTTATTTTTGATGATCTGCTGCATAATACCGTTAAGTAACATCACATCCGTACCCGGACGTTGTGCTACATACAGCTCTGCATGATCAGAGATATCTACTTGCTTTGGATCCGCAACAATCAAACGAGCACCGTGATGACGGATGGCTTGTTTAATGTGAGAAGCAATGATCGGGTGAGCAGATGTCGTATCTGAACCAATAATAAAGATCAGATCAGAATGTTTGATACTTGGAATATCATTGGTCATTGCCCCACTACCAATAGACGCTTCTAAGCCCGTTACTGTCGTTGAGTGACATAAACGTGCACAGTGATCAAGGTTATTGGTTTCAAACTCACGACGTACCAATTTTTGGAATGCGTAGTTATCTTCATTGGTGGTTTTTGCCGACGAGAATCCAGCTAGCGCATTACCGCCATGTTGAGATTTAATGGCGCTGAACTTATCAGCTACTAATGTGATCGCCTCTTCCCAACTTGCAGGAACTAACTTACCATTTTTACGAATTAACGGTGTTTTTAAGCGCTCATCGCTGCTGACAAAATCAAAACCAAAGCGACCTTTAACACACAGCATGCCTTCGTTCACTGGAGACGATTTAGCGCCTTGAACGTATTTAATTTTGTTTGTTGATTCATCAACCATCATGGTTAACTTACAACCTACACCACAATAGGTACAAATCGTATCAACCGGTTTTAAAACTTCGATTCGACCTTGAGATTTATCACGAGAATCAACCAATGCGCCAACAGGACACGCTTGAACACACGCACCACATTGCACACAGTTTGAGTTACCCATTTGATAACCGTGCTCAAACCCTGCACGACATTCAGGACGAGAGGCATTGGTTCCGTCTTCATTTTTCATGAAGCTTAAGACGCCATGCACGCCTTTTTCGTTACACGCTTCAACACATTGACCACAACTAATACAACGGTTGGCATCAAACACGATGAATTCAGAAGTGGTATCGATAGCAAACTTCTGTTTACTTTCGTTGCTTAAATCCGTTTCATCCGCCTTATATTCCGTTGCATAATCACGCAGCCCACAATTGGTGTTAGCTTGACATGCACACTCTAAGCAACGCTCCGCTTCACGAATCGCATCTAAATTATCAAAACCCGTTTCAACTTCATCAAAGCTTTGCTCACGCTGCTCAGCGGTTAACTCAGGCATGATGACGCGCATTGCTTTTTGAATATGTTCAAAATGCTTAGGATCAACTTGCTTAGTCTTCTTCTCTTTTTGAGAATTAAACGGTTTAGTTGGAATTTTCTCCATGTTACCGTTAAAGAAACGATCAATCGCTTCTGCAGCAATACGACCATCAGCAACCGCTTCAATTGCCGTTGCAGGACCACGACGAAAATCACCGATGCTAAAAATATTTTTCACACCACTGTGCATTGTCAAACTGTTTGCATCAGCGGTATTCCAACGAGTCAGTGGCAAATCAATCGTATCGTTCTCTAAAAAGCTTAAATCCGGTTTTTGTGATACCGCAGAAATTACAGTATCAAACTCTTCAATAAAAAATTCACCGGTTGCCTGAGGACTACGACGACCAGATGCATCTGGCTCACCCAATGCCATTTTCTCCAAGCGAACTTGAGTTACTCGCCCATTTTCATCGGCAATATTTTCAACAGGGTTGGTTAAGAAATGGAATTTAACGCCTTCATGCTCAGCCTCAACTACTTCGTAATCTTCAGCGGGCATCTCTTCACGAGTACGACGATAAATAAGTGTAGTATCAGCGCCATCACGCACCGCTGTACGAGCACAGTCAATCGCCGTGTTACCACCACCAATAACCGCTACTTTTTTGCCTGTCGTTAATTTAGATTCTGTTACGTAATCTTTTAAATAATCAACACCTAAGTAGCAACCACCAAGCTCACTGCCTTGATAATGCATTTCAACGGCTTTTGAAGCACCGACTGCCAAACAGACAGCATCATACTCATCACTTAACTGTGTTAATGAGAAATCCTCACCTAATTTCACAGAAGTTTGAACTTCCATACCGTTACGACACATCAATTCGATTTCTTTATCTAAAATCGATTTTGGTAAACGATATTCAGGAATACCATAACGTAGCCAACCGCCTGCTTTAGGCATCGACTCAAACACCGTTACACTGTAACCCTCATTAGTCAGATAATAACCACAGGTTAATCCACCCGGACCACTACCAATCACAGCAATGGATTTTCCTTTGTCTGCTTTCTTTGGTGGCACATAAGATTCTTGAGCATGCAAATCCACGTCAGCCGCGTGACGTTTTAATTGACGAATAGCTAATGGCTCATCAACCAAACCACGACGACATTCCGCTTCACAGAACGCAGGACAAACACGACCAATAGATAATGGCATTGGCAATGTTCGTTTAATGACTTCAATGGCTTTTTGATGGTCATCTTGTGAAATGTGGTACAGATATGACTGTATATCTACGCCAGCTGGGCACGCAGTTTGGCACGGCGCTTCACAATCAGCGTAATGATCTGAAAGAATTTTGTTTAATGCACTTTGACGACGTTTTGCTAACGCTTCAGACGAAGTGATCACTTGCATACCATCAACCGCTTGAGTTTCACAAGCACGTTGAATTCCTTGACCTTCAATTTCAACTACGCATAAATCACATGGTACTTTCTCACCATTGATATTGTTTCCGCATAGTGAAGGGATTTCGACATTGCATTCCTTTGCAGCTGCTAAAAGTGTTATCTCTTCATCGATAGTGAATGTTTGTTTATCTATAGTTATTTTCATCATTCAATACCTAAGATTGACTATTAATTTTCTCGATTATATCACCACTTTTAGTCTGGTTTTGAACCAGATCGTATCTTTACAAAATCCCAACCAAACAAACGACATTTATTCTCATTACCCCTCTCAATTCTCAACTTTTTTCTGTTCGTTCATTTATTTCCATGTGACATATCCACCAAAACGAAAACGAGACGAATGCGCGAACGAACATTCTTGCGTTAGATCAAAGAATGTGTCGAACATTAATATCATGATGATTTCATACATCAAAAGTGGTAAAAAAAGAGACTAAATTATGGACAAAACTTCTCGATTAGAAACTTCCGTTATCATTATTGGTGGCGGAGCAACAGGCACCGGAATTATGCGTGATTGTGCTTTGCGAGGTATCGATTGTATTTTAATTGAGAAAGACGATTTAGCTTCTGGTACCACAGGTCGAAATCATGGTTTACTTCACTCTGGTGCCCGCTACGCCGTGACAGATAACGAATCAGCGAAAGAATGTATCCATGAAAACAAGATCTTAAAAAACATTGCTAAACATTGTGTTGAAGATACTCAAGGCTTATTTATCTCTCTTCCCGATGATGATTTAGAGTTTCAAAAACAGTTTATTGATTCATGTGAATTGGCGGGTATTGAGGCAAAACAACTCACACCAAAAGAAGCCTTATTACTTGAACCAAATGTAAATCCTAACTTAATTGGAGCCGTTCAAGTCCCAGATGGAACGCTCGATCCTTTTCGTTTATGTGCAGCGAATGTCCTTGATGCGAAAGAACATGGTGCGCGTTTGCTCACACATACCCATGTAACTTCTCTTATCCGACACCAAGATACGGTGCTCGGAGTGAACTGTATTGATATAAAAACCAATCAGAAAATTGAAATCTTTGCGCAACAAGTCATTAATGCCGCAGGTATTTGGGGCCAAAACATTTGTGAATACGCCGATTTAAGCATCAAAATGTTTCCAGCAAAAGGTTCATTACTGATCTTAGATTATCGTATTAATAACTTAGTGATTAACCGTTGTCGTAAACCATCTGATGCCGATATTTTAGTGCCAGGGGATACGATTTCACTTATCGGAACCACATCAGAACACATTGATTATGACAAGATTGATGATTTGCATGTAAGTGCTAAAGAAGTTGATATTCTCATGCGTGAAGGTGCAAAACTCGCACCAATCATGGTAAACACCCGTGTTTTACGCGCCTATGCAGGTGTCCGCCCATTGGTTGCGGTTGACGACGACGGTACAGGCCGAAACATCAGTCGAGGCATAGTGTTACTCGACCACGGTGAAAAAGATGGTTTAGACGGATTTACAACCATTACTGGAGGTAAACTAATGACCTCTCGTTTAATGGCAGAAATGACAACAGATCTGGTGGCTAAAAAGATCGGAAATAACCAAGAATGCACCACTCATATTCGTCCGCTACCGGGCTCAAATGGCGCATCAATTACCGCAAAAAAAACCGCAAGTCTTGCAAAACCCGTTTACCAAAGTGCCATTTATCGACACGGTGAACGTGCTCAACAGTTTTTAACCGATGAAGCTAAAGATCAAGCCGTGATCTGTGAATGCGAAATGGTAACCCAAGGTGAAATTAACTACGCCATTAACCAATTAGATGTTCACAACCTGGTTGATCTTCGTCGCCGCACTCGCTTAGGTATGGGCCCCTGCCAAGGAGAACTATGTACCTATCGTGCCGCTGGACTATTTGAAGAGTGTGGACAAATTAGTGGTAACCAATCAAGCCAACTATTAACTCACTTTTTAGAAGAACGCTGGAAAGGCATCAAACCTGTATTCTGGGGAGATGCACTACGAGAAGCAGAATTTAGCTATTGGATTTATGAAGGTCTGTTCGGAGCAAGTGACATTCCAAAACAACACTCTGAACAAGAATCAAAAGAGGCAATATTATGAATTTCGACACCATTATCATCGGCGGTGGCATGGCTGGTTTAAGCTGTGCTTTACGTTGCTTAGAAGCCGGATTAAAAACCGCGGTTATTGCCTCAGGTCAAAGCGCTCTGCATTTCTCATCAGGTTCGATTGATGTTCTTGCCAAAACACCTTCAGGTGAACCTGTTTCTAACCCAATGACTTGTATTGAAACCTTTGCAAAAGAGTATCCTAGCCATCCTTACGCGACCTTAGGTAAAGAAACAGTTGAACGCGCTATCGATTGGTATAGAAACACATTATCAGCTATTGGTGTCCCATTAACATCACAAACAAATGGACTAAATCATTATCGATTAACACCATTAGGAACAATGAAATCGACCTGGCTATCACAACCTTTTGTACATCAATTCCCTATGGATTTAGATAAAAACAAAACACAAAAAATGGTGTTGGTTACCATTGATGGGTTTCGTGATTTCCAACCTAAATTAGCTCAAGATAATTTAAAGAAACTCACTCAATTATCTGCTCTTGAAATAACAACTGCAAACATATCTCTTTCTGCATTTAACGAGATTAAGCGTAACCATTGTGAATTGCGCTCAATTGACTTATCCAGATTATTATCCAAGCGAGCACACAGACAAGAACTCGCTTACGCTTTACAACAACATGCTCAACCCGGTGATTTAGTAGTAATACCTTCTATTTTTGGTAATGGTACTGGATTAACCTACCTCAGAGAAATTGAGCAGCTAACCAAATTAACTCTATGTGAAGTTCCTACCATGCCGCCATCTTTATTAGGTATACGTTTAGAAGAAAGCATGAAGCATGCATTTATTGAGTTAGGCGGCACTATGCTAAATGGTGATCATGTCGTTCAAGGTGAATTCTCTTATGTTGATAAAAGCGATCCTGAGCACTCTCATTATCGTTTAAACCGCATTTTCACTAAAAACCATGGTGATTTCCCTCTTCAGGCGAAACATTTCGTCTTAGCCACAGGCAGCTTCTTTAGCCAAGGATTAAAAGCCACTGTTGATTCAATGATTGAACCTATTTTTGGTTTAGATATAGCACAAAGTGATAAAAGAACAGATTGGTATAATCACGATTTTTTTAGCGCTCAATCTCACCCTTTTCTAAATATGGGCATAGAAACTACAGCTAAATTTCAAGCGATAAAATCAGGACATGTGATAGATAACTTATACTGCGCTGGCGCAATTCTATCTGGTTATAATCCTATATTAGAAGGCAGCGGCAGCGGTGTTGCAATTAGTTCAGGATTTCATGCTGCAGAGTCCATTATAGATCAATTGAACCCTAGCTATTCTTCTACAAATAATAACATCAAAGCAGAGGTCGCATTATGAGCAGCCCATTATTTAAATCGTCATTTCTGAAAGACAGCGTATTAAAAGACAATCTTATTTTTAGAGCGCCGGCGAATACCAGTTTTGATCAATGTTTAAAATGCACCGTTTGTACCGTTTATTGCCCTGTAGCAAAAGAAAACCCTGATTATCCGGGGCCAAAACAATGCGGTCCAGATGGCGAACGCCTACGCTTTAAAAGTCCTGAATATTATGATGAAACCCTTAAACTCTGCACAAACTGCAAACGTTGTGAAACCGCTTGCCCATCTGGAGTA
The window above is part of the Aliivibrio fischeri ATCC 7744 = JCM 18803 = DSM 507 genome. Proteins encoded here:
- the fdhF gene encoding formate dehydrogenase subunit alpha gives rise to the protein MMKITIDKQTFTIDEEITLLAAAKECNVEIPSLCGNNINGEKVPCDLCVVEIEGQGIQRACETQAVDGMQVITSSEALAKRRQSALNKILSDHYADCEAPCQTACPAGVDIQSYLYHISQDDHQKAIEVIKRTLPMPLSIGRVCPAFCEAECRRGLVDEPLAIRQLKRHAADVDLHAQESYVPPKKADKGKSIAVIGSGPGGLTCGYYLTNEGYSVTVFESMPKAGGWLRYGIPEYRLPKSILDKEIELMCRNGMEVQTSVKLGEDFSLTQLSDEYDAVCLAVGASKAVEMHYQGSELGGCYLGVDYLKDYVTESKLTTGKKVAVIGGGNTAIDCARTAVRDGADTTLIYRRTREEMPAEDYEVVEAEHEGVKFHFLTNPVENIADENGRVTQVRLEKMALGEPDASGRRSPQATGEFFIEEFDTVISAVSQKPDLSFLENDTIDLPLTRWNTADANSLTMHSGVKNIFSIGDFRRGPATAIEAVADGRIAAEAIDRFFNGNMEKIPTKPFNSQKEKKTKQVDPKHFEHIQKAMRVIMPELTAEQREQSFDEVETGFDNLDAIREAERCLECACQANTNCGLRDYATEYKADETDLSNESKQKFAIDTTSEFIVFDANRCISCGQCVEACNEKGVHGVLSFMKNEDGTNASRPECRAGFEHGYQMGNSNCVQCGACVQACPVGALVDSRDKSQGRIEVLKPVDTICTYCGVGCKLTMMVDESTNKIKYVQGAKSSPVNEGMLCVKGRFGFDFVSSDERLKTPLIRKNGKLVPASWEEAITLVADKFSAIKSQHGGNALAGFSSAKTTNEDNYAFQKLVRREFETNNLDHCARLCHSTTVTGLEASIGSGAMTNDIPSIKHSDLIFIIGSDTTSAHPIIASHIKQAIRHHGARLIVADPKQVDISDHAELYVAQRPGTDVMLLNGIMQQIIKNNWHDQAYIAERVEGFDELKAEVMSEAYSPEKIELITGVKAQDVIEMARYIGTAKRTAIYYSMGITQHTTGHDNVRSIANLQMLCGNIGIEGGGINPLRGQSNVQGACDMGALPTDFPGYQKVENPAVYEKFVKAWNKPTLPSKKGLTLTEIIDAACHEQVKGLFVMGENPVLSDPDQAHVIHGLEKLDFLVVQDIFMTETAAYADVILPSCSFAEKAGHFTNTERRVQRISPAVNPPGEAKEDWWIIQEIANAMGGEWNYQSVEDITEEITQVTPQYQGMHWDAIGKNGLQWPCNDANPQGTRIMHNQQFLRGKGQMAAVPFRYAAELPDEEYPLVLTTGRLLEQYHTGTMTRKTKGLNNLAGPRAMMSVADAERLGISNSEMVRVSTRRGTIEAPAFVTKRMQEGVIFVPFHFVEAAANKLTTTALDPHAKIPEFKVAAVKVEKVLQPEPEMC
- the glpA gene encoding anaerobic glycerol-3-phosphate dehydrogenase subunit A, which encodes MDKTSRLETSVIIIGGGATGTGIMRDCALRGIDCILIEKDDLASGTTGRNHGLLHSGARYAVTDNESAKECIHENKILKNIAKHCVEDTQGLFISLPDDDLEFQKQFIDSCELAGIEAKQLTPKEALLLEPNVNPNLIGAVQVPDGTLDPFRLCAANVLDAKEHGARLLTHTHVTSLIRHQDTVLGVNCIDIKTNQKIEIFAQQVINAAGIWGQNICEYADLSIKMFPAKGSLLILDYRINNLVINRCRKPSDADILVPGDTISLIGTTSEHIDYDKIDDLHVSAKEVDILMREGAKLAPIMVNTRVLRAYAGVRPLVAVDDDGTGRNISRGIVLLDHGEKDGLDGFTTITGGKLMTSRLMAEMTTDLVAKKIGNNQECTTHIRPLPGSNGASITAKKTASLAKPVYQSAIYRHGERAQQFLTDEAKDQAVICECEMVTQGEINYAINQLDVHNLVDLRRRTRLGMGPCQGELCTYRAAGLFEECGQISGNQSSQLLTHFLEERWKGIKPVFWGDALREAEFSYWIYEGLFGASDIPKQHSEQESKEAIL
- the glpB gene encoding glycerol-3-phosphate dehydrogenase subunit GlpB, whose amino-acid sequence is MNFDTIIIGGGMAGLSCALRCLEAGLKTAVIASGQSALHFSSGSIDVLAKTPSGEPVSNPMTCIETFAKEYPSHPYATLGKETVERAIDWYRNTLSAIGVPLTSQTNGLNHYRLTPLGTMKSTWLSQPFVHQFPMDLDKNKTQKMVLVTIDGFRDFQPKLAQDNLKKLTQLSALEITTANISLSAFNEIKRNHCELRSIDLSRLLSKRAHRQELAYALQQHAQPGDLVVIPSIFGNGTGLTYLREIEQLTKLTLCEVPTMPPSLLGIRLEESMKHAFIELGGTMLNGDHVVQGEFSYVDKSDPEHSHYRLNRIFTKNHGDFPLQAKHFVLATGSFFSQGLKATVDSMIEPIFGLDIAQSDKRTDWYNHDFFSAQSHPFLNMGIETTAKFQAIKSGHVIDNLYCAGAILSGYNPILEGSGSGVAISSGFHAAESIIDQLNPSYSSTNNNIKAEVAL